The following DNA comes from Candidatus Flexicrinis proximus.
GGTGGCGCGGTACGTGACGTAGTGATCTATATTCAGATCCCCGCCATGTTGCGTGTAAATCGCACGCGGCTGTAATTGATCGATTAGGCTCTCGATGATTTTGACGACATCCAGTATCGCGACTGTGTCAAAACGATTATCAGGCAAACTGAACATAAACAAATCTTTCGCGCCAACGATCTTTGCAGCCTCATGACTATTAGAGTGCAGTTTAGCCACTAATGACGGGTCAGCCTGCTCGGATGAAACGAAACGAGATGTAATACCTTCACCCAGGATGGCAATATAGACCTCGAAGTCTTCTTGCGCCAATCGTGCAATAGTCCCTCCACACCCAAGCACTTCATCATCAGGGTGCGCCGCAACAACCAGCACAGGGTCACGCCGAGACGTCTTCCGAATCATTCATCAATACTCCTGAATGCATGGATAATACCGAATTCAGTATACATCGTTGTCGGCAAGGCAAAACCACCATGCTCCTGGTGCCGCTGCCTTCTTCTCCCCGTAATTCGCATGGACTATCAACACATCGCTATTTGACTTTGTTACAAAACCGTACGCTGCGAAGCGCGAGGCATATGGATTATATAAGTTGGTCCATAAGTTCAATTCGTCACAATCCTTGGCGTAGCACTCTGCCGCTGCAACTAAGTGATGAAATGCGGTGTCAGTTACGGCTTGAAAGTCAAGAATATGCGCTTTCTTGTAGCCCATATCATCGAATTTCTTCAGGATGACGTAGCCCTGAAGCACGCCAGTTTGAAAGAATCCGTAGGAAGTGTATACACGGTCTGGGCGATCTGCAATCCGCCAATTGATGAAGCGATGATCCCTAAGAACGATAAACTGATAATTCTGTGCGATGCGATTGAAGAAGGTATCGAAGCCGGAATCGAAGCGATCAATGGTCACGCAGTCATGGTGTTTTTCTTGATTATCGCTTTTTACGAGGAATTGTAGATCGCACATCACATCCCAGCCAACTTTCATGTGACCGGGATAGGCATTCTTATTGGGCATTCCCAAGGATATAGGCGTATCAAAATCACGCTCATGCTCTAGAGCATACGATCCAATTCGGGTAAAGAGATTCTGACCGCGATAGTCTGGATGCGTATTGACGTTAGTGCATAGGGATGCTTTGACCTCAAATCCGTTGAGACTCAACCGGATCGGTAATAGACTATAGCTCCCCGCGAACCGCTTCTTCTCAAGATCCTCAATAACTGTCGTTCGATTAATCCCTGTTGGACAATCGTAGCTGAACCACTTCCAGTAATAGAGTGGGATATCCCGTTGAAACGACTCACGAAAAAGAGCAAGGACGCGCGCATCATCTTCTGGCGTCGCAAGTCGAAATTGTAGATTGTCATTCATAGAACATCCTGTCTCGCCAATTCGTATATGACATGATCTTCGTACCCATAAACATACAGAAAGCCCGCACGTTCAAATGCACGACGTGATGGTGTGTTCTGTGGCTTAATCCGTGCGATGGCACGCTTGATAGTCTCATCCTTAGCGAACATCCGTTTGATACCCAATTCTATAATGGCGGTAGCGAATCCTTCTCCACGTCGCTCGGGAGCGATACTAATATCAATCTCGACGCAATCGATCACGCTTATCGAGCCGGATCTGTCCAATCGGTTCGTTATTCATAGTGTAACCGATTAGCACGGCTCGATTCGACTGTTCTAGACTACTGTTTAACCAAGCAAGGTGAGTTTCCCAACTGATTGGGTTACTTTCAAACGACATTTGCCGAACATGCGGATCATTAACCCAATTCCAAAGCATTTGGGCATCGCTATACAGTGCCCGACGCAACCATATCCTATCGTTTCGAAGGTGCGCCACAATCCTATCGACGCCATATCCGTCGACAAGTGTACGGTCGATAGTTGGCGGAGATTCTAGAAATTCACCAAGGACGGCGACTAGATCTGACAATGTTGCCAATCGTGCGACATTCATTGTACTGAGCCGCTCGGCGATTTCACGTTGGTTATCAGCTGCGATCACCAACACCGTCGGTAGTCCCATGAATATCAGCTCCCAAACCGTAGTACCGCTTGCAGAAATAGCTATATCTGCCCAAGCCATTTGTTCGGGCATATCACTGACGTTTTGGTGAACGGTTACGCGGTGTGAACTCTGTTGCGCACGTTGTTTGAGAGAACCATAGTGTAAATTTCCGCTTCCAGTGATGACCCGAATTGAGAGCGTTTGGTAGTGGTCTTCTAAGAGCGTAAGAATCTGTTCAGTGAGATTATTCGGATCGCTTCCACCGAGAGTAAGAAGTAACTTCTCAACGGAATTGATTGTAGGACGCCTCCAACCACACCAATACCGGAACTCCCGCCTCAGTAACGCATAGCTGGTGCCGAGCAGAAGGCGCGTGTATGGTTCGCAGTGCATATACATCTCGGCATCGGCATGTATATTCTGGTTCAGCACGAAGTCGGCATAGTACTGCTCAGCATGGACGTTGTCATCGATGAACAGGAGGCGCAGTCCGGCATCCTTGAGCCGGCGCTGGTACGCCGCGCCAAACACATAGCCGTCAACGACGACGGCGCTGGCCCCAATCTCGCCGGCGAGGCGAATCACGGCGTCGGCGTCGGCCATGCTGGCCGCCGCGACATCGAGCATACAGACAATTATGTTCTCTGAGGCGAGACGGGATGCCAACGCCGGAGGTAGGCTCGCGCAGCAGAAAGTGACGGCTCCGCCCCTATCCTGCCAGGCCTGCGCCAGCGCGAGGCAGCGCATTACATGACCCGTCCCGATTTCAGCACTGGCGTCGGCGCGAATGAGGAGACGTTGGACGGTCATAGCTTCTTCTGTTCGATATGCTGGTTCAGAGCGACCCACTCGGGATGTCCATCGAGGAGTGCCAGCACGTCGCGCCAGCCGAAATCGCCGTGCCCGTAATGCTCGTAGACGCGCCGCACCAGCTCGAAATCCTCCGGCGTATCGACCGTCCAGCGGTGATGGCTGTAGTCGACCGGATTAGTGACATTAAGCAGCCGGAATTTGGCCGGGGTATTGTAGATATACGGTGTGACATGCTCACGCCATGCGGAATGGTCGTCGCGCCAAGCCGTCTCAAGCGCCGAAAAACTGAACACCTCGATATCCAGCCCGCGCGGAAAGCTGCGCTGCTGCACGTTACTGGCATAATCCGCTGCCGGCGCTGCACTGAAGTAGGCCGCTATTACATAGTCGACGATTGCGGCGTCGATCAGGGGACAATCGGAAGTGATGCGGACGATATGGGCCGCGTCAAACTGGCGCGCGGCCTGGTAGTACCTGTCCAGCACGTCGTCTTCGCTGCCACGGTAGCACAGCCACCCGTGTTCAGCGCACAGCGCCGCTGTCCGGTCATCCCGCACATCGCTTGTCGTCGCGATGACAACCTCGTCAATCATGCGGCTCTTGCGAACACGCTGTACGTCCCACCACAGCATCGGCTTGTTGAGCAGCGGCAGCGCGATCTTACCCGGCAGGCGTGTGCTGCCCATCCGCGCCTGGATGATGCAGAGAATGGAGTCCCGGGACATTACGCCAGTCCTGTGAGTTTCCGTACAGCCGAAATAACATCATCGGCGTCGGCCTCGGTCATTTCCGGGAAGATCGGTAGGGTAACAAGACGGTCATACGCATCTTCCGCCACCGGACACAGCCCGCGATCTGTCCCAAAGCGCTCGCGATAGTAAGGATGCAGGTGAACGGGGATGTAATGAACGTTGACGCCGATATTCTCGGCGCGGAGCGCGGCATATAGGTCGGCGCGGGTGCAGTTCAGCTGGCCCAGATCGAACAGCACGACATACAGGTGATAGGCATGTACCGCATTTGACCGTACAGCGAGCGGCTTCACATACGGGATATCGGCAAAAGCTGCGTCGTACCACGAGGCGATCTGGCGGCGTTTCGCGACCGATCCGGGGAGTTTCTTCAACTGGCTGATGCCAAGCGCGCACTGAATATCGGTGATGCGGTAGTTGTAGCCAAGATCGACCATTTCGTAGAAGAACCCGCCGGTGAGCGAGCGCTGGCGGTGGTCGGTTGTGATGCCGTGGTTGCGGAAAACGCGCATCCGCTGGGCAAGCTCGGCGCTGTCGGTCGTAATCACGCCGCCTTCGCCGGTGGTGATGTGCTTGACGGGATGCAGGCTGAAGGTATTCAGATCGGCCAGCGTACCCACCGGACGGCCATCAAAACTGCCGCCGATGGCATGGCAGGCGTCAGCGATGATCGATAGTCCGTGTTCATCGGCGATACTGCGGAGTGCGGTGTAGTCAGCAGGCTGGCCGGTATAGTCGACCGCAACGATGGCTTTTGTCCGCGGAGTAATCTTCTCGCGCACTTTTTTCGGGTCTATGAGCAGTGTGTCCGGCTCGACATCGGCGAAGACCGGCGTGCCACCCTGATACAGGATGCAGTTGGCGCTGGCGGCAAACGTCATTGGCGTGACGATGACCTCGTCGCCCGGCTGGATATTGAGCGCGTAGATCGCACAGTGCAGCGCAGCCGTGCCGTTCGACACCGCCACGGCGTGTTTCGCGCCGGTCATCGCGGCAAACGCCTGTTCGAACTCGCTGACCTTCGGCCCGGTCGTCAGCCACTCCGATTTCAGCACCTCGACCACGGCGGCGATGTCGCTGTCATCGATGTTCTGGTGTCCGTAGGGCAGGACCGTTGTTCGAACAGGCTTCCCGCCCTTCACTGCCAGCAGATCAGGCATTGTCGATCATCTCGCGAAGCTCGTCGTTCTTCAGCCAGTGGTCATTGGTATCGCTGGAGTAGGAAAACCCGTCTGCAAGCGACGTGCCTTCCGTCCAGTGTTCTTCGTGCCACCATGGATGGGCAGGCAGGATTGCGTAGCGGTCGCCAAGATCAACCGCCTGACGGGCTTCGTCAGCCGAAATCATCGATTCGTGCAGTTTCTCGCCGGGGCGGATACCAACAATGTCGACAGCGCAGTCCGGCGCCATTTCTTTCGCCAGATCCATAATGTTCATGCTGGGCAGCTTCGGCACGAAGATTTCGCCGCCAAACATGCGCTCGATGCAGGAAATCACGAAACGTGCGCCTTGATCGAGTGTGATCCAGAATCGCGTCATGCGCGGGTCCGTGATCGGAAGCCGTCCTGCCTTCATCTGTTCGCGAAAGAACGGGATGACACTCCCTCGGCTGCCCACCACATTGCCGTAGCGCACACAGCTAAAGCGCGTTCCCTGACCGCCGCTGTAAGCATTTCCCTGCACGAACAGTTTTTCGGCGACCAATTTTGTTGCCCCATACAGGTTGACCGGGGCGGTGGCTTTGTCGGTGCTCATGGCCAAAACGCGCTTGACGCCGTTGTCGATGGCGGCATCGACGATATTCCGCGCGCCATCGATGTTGGTCGCGACGGCCTCGATCGGATTGTATTCGCAGGCCGGGACCTGCTTCAGCGCAGCGGCATGGACGATAATGTCGATCCCTTTGAAGGCGCGGTCCAAACGACGCAGGTCGCGCACATCGCCAATGAAGTAGCGCAGGTTGGGGTCATTGAAGCCGTCTACCCGCATTTCGTGCTGCTTCAGTTCATCGCGGCTCAGAATCACCAGCCGTTTCGGATGATATTCCTTGAGCATAATCTCGACGAACTTGCGTCCGAACGAACCTGTGCCGCCGGTGATGAGGATATTCTGGTCTTTCCAGTTGATTGTCATGTGTCAGCCAATACTCAGGACGTGTGGTTAGTCTCGCTCCGTGCATATTCTATCATGCCGTAAGCCCATTGATGGATAAAGTTATCGTGGCAAATCGCTGCGTATCCGGCGGGCATCGCGCTTACCTCACGCCCCATCATCGCCGATCTCTGCGTAGGGTCCGCGCCGAATCCTGATGCATAAAGGCCCAAATGCGCTACAATCTCGTCGCACACACGCGAAGCGTAGAGGAGCGATTAATGTTCAGGCGAGTAGCTCTCATTCTTGTCCTTGCTGTCCTACCGATTCTTTTCTCAGCAGTTGTCGCGCAGGATGCGCCGACGATTGCTGTCCTCACCCCATACCTGGCGCAACCGGGTACCCAGTTCATGGTTGAAGGTTTCCAGGCCGCTACCGAGGCAAAAGGCTGGACGGTGAACGTCATCGACACCGCCGGCGATGTTGCCGCGCTGAACAGCCGCGTACAGGACGTGGTGACGCAGGCAGTCGATGCCATTGTCATCAACGTCGACCCGTCGCAAATCCCTGCGCTGGCTGAAGCGGTTGCCGCCGGCATCCCCGTTTTCGGTATGGATGCGGGCAGCACCCCTGAAGTGCTGGTCAATGTCACCAGTAACGGCTATGAAATGGCCTCGGTGACGGCAACCTACGTCGTCGATCGCCTGAACGGCGTGGGCCGTATCGTCATGTTCGGCTTCAACCCCTACCCGCCGGTGCAGAAGCGCGGCGTTGTGGCGCAGGCCATCTTCGGGAACACGCCGGACATTGAGATTGTCGAGTTCATAGAGCCGGATGTGACCGACGGCGGCATCGCCGATTCTCGCGCCCGCATGGAAGCGATCCTGGCCGCCAACCCGGAACCCGGCAGCATCTCAGCCGTCTGGGCCGCCTGGGATCAGCCCGCACTCGGCGCGCTTCAGGCCATTGAAGCGGCCGGGCGTGAAGGTGAAGGCATCGTTATTACCGGTATCGACGCCAATCCGCAGGCCTTGGAGGCCATCGCCCAGGCCGGTAACTTCGAAGCCAGCATCGCCCAGGATTTCAGCGGTATTGGCAGCCTGGTCGCCGACCAGATCGAGCGCTACCTTGCCGGCGAGACCCTCACCCAGCGTGTCGTCTATGCGCCGACCAAGTTGATCACCGCGGCGAATGTCGCCGACATGCTGCCGTAGAACTTTCAACGTACTTCGGGGCAGGGAGTCGATCCCTGCCCCGTAAGGCAGTCATTCGTGCCACAGCCCAGCCTTCTATTCATCCACCAGGCCTCGAAGAGCTACAGCGGAATCCCCGCGCTGATTGACGCGAGTCTCGAGCTGCGCGCCGGCGAAGTTCACGCGCTCATGGGTGAAAACGGCGCCGGAAAGTCGACGCTGATCCGCATTCTCGCGGGCGTAATCACGCCGGACAAAGCCGCGATCCGCATAAATGGGCAGCCCGTGCATATCCGCAGCCCGCACGATGCCTTCGGCTACGGACTGCGCTTTATCCACCAGGAATTGCACGCCGTCCCCCAGCTTTCTGTCGCCGAGAATATCCTTCTCGGGCAGCCGTACCCCACCCTCCTCGGCTTCAAGGTTCGCTGGAAACAGCTCAACTCGCTCGCGCAGAGCACGCTCGACCAGCTAGGGCTTAGCCACATCGATCCTCGCCGCACGATGGCGCATCTGAGCCCGGGCGACCAGATGCTGGTGAATATCGCGCGCGCTTTTGTCGGGGATGACATCGGCAGCGCAGGAACTGTCGCGCGGGTCTACGTGATGGATGAGCCGACCGCCGCGCTCACCGGAACGGAGATCGAGCAGCTGTTCCGTGTGATCGGCCGCCTGCGCGATCGCGGCAGCGCGATACTATATGTTTCGCACCGTATGGATGAAATTTTCCAGATCGCCGACCGCGTCACCGTAATGCGCGATGGCCGCATTATCGGGACTCAGGACAAGTCCGCCGTCACGCCGTCCGACCTCATTCTGATGATGACCGAGCGCGAACTTGACCATGTCTTTCCGGCGCGTACCGACCCGGTCTCCCCAGATGTGCTGTTGGATGTCCGCGGCCTCACCACGCGCTTCATACACAACATATCTTTTGCCCTGCACCGCGGCGAAATCCTCGGCGTTGCGGGGCTGATCGGCGCGGGCCGCTCCGAACTCCTGGGCGGTTTGATCGGCGCGGATCGACACCTGGCGGGTGAGATTCACCTCGACGGTCGCCGTCTTAGACGGATGTCGCCCGCTCGTACCTGGAAGAACCAGATCGCCTTCGTGCCGGAAGAACGGCGTTCACAAGGATTGGTCCTCTCCCGCAGCATCGGCAACAATATCACGCTGCCGCAGCTGGGTCATTTCAGCCGCGCGGGCGCCTTCCTGGACCATCGACGCGAGCGCAGTACGAGTCGTACCCTCGGTGAGTCGGTGCGCCTCAGATCGCATGGCCCCAGTCAGAGTGTTCGTGAGCTCAGCGGCGGCAACCAGCAGAAAGTCGTTTTCGCCCGCGCCCTGGCACGCCCGCCGCGTGTCCTGCTCCTCGACGAACCAACCCGCGGCGTCGACATCGGGGCCAAGGTCGACATCTATCACCTGATTCGCGAGATCAGCGCCCGTGGAACCGGAATTATCCTGGTATCATCCGATCTGCCGGAATTACTCGGCATGACCGACCGTATCCTGATCCTGCGCGATGGCCGCCTGGCAGCGATCGTTCCAGCAAAAGACCAGACACAGAATAGCCTGCTTGCACGCTGCTATGGGGACAACTGACGATGACAGTCCAACGTGCGCCCAGGCCCGGACCGGGCTTTTCATGGGGACGCTTTCTGCGTTCGTTCGGGACGCTGATCGGTTTTCTGATCATAGTCGCCTTTTTCTGGTCACAGCGCCCCGCGACTTTCATGAGCATCCGCAACCTGCTGAATATCACGCAGCAGGTCAGCATCCTCGGCATCGTGGCCTTCACGATGACCATTGTGATGGTGGTCGGAGACTTCGACCTGAGTGTTGGCACGATGGCGAGTCTTTCAGGCATCGTCGTCGGGACACTTCTGCAGATGGATCAACCACTCGTCGTTGCGCTGCTCGTCGCGCTGGGCGTCGGTATGGCAGGCGGGATCCTCAATGGGATTCTGATCGCCTACGTTGGCATCCTTCCGTTTGTTGCCACGCTCGCCACACTGACCGTATTCGGCGGTTTTGCGTTCTCGATCAGCGGCGGCAAGACCATTTTCGGACAGGTATTCCCGGATCATCTGGTCGATTTTGCCAATGGCGGGCTGCAGATGTTCATCGTCAACGAACAGCCGGTACGGCTGCCACACCTGACCATTATCGCTTTGATCGTACTTGCGGCCGTTTGGTTTGTGCTTGAGCAGACGGTCTTCGGGCGGCGGCTCTACTCGATCGGCGGCAACATGGAGGCCTCCAGGCTGGCCGGGGTACGCGTGCGGCTGCTGCGGATGCTGGCATTCGTCATCACCGGAGCAGGCGCGGCGCTGGCTGGTGTCATGCTTACGGGACAACTGGCAACCGCCAACCCGACATTGGGTGATGGACTGATGCTTAACGCAATCGCGGCGGTCTTTTTAGGCATGACGATGAGCCAGGAAGGTGAGCCGCATGTGCTTGGCACG
Coding sequences within:
- a CDS encoding GNAT family N-acetyltransferase, whose amino-acid sequence is MIDCVEIDISIAPERRGEGFATAIIELGIKRMFAKDETIKRAIARIKPQNTPSRRAFERAGFLYVYGYEDHVIYELARQDVL
- the pseC gene encoding UDP-4-amino-4,6-dideoxy-N-acetyl-beta-L-altrosamine transaminase, with the translated sequence MPDLLAVKGGKPVRTTVLPYGHQNIDDSDIAAVVEVLKSEWLTTGPKVSEFEQAFAAMTGAKHAVAVSNGTAALHCAIYALNIQPGDEVIVTPMTFAASANCILYQGGTPVFADVEPDTLLIDPKKVREKITPRTKAIVAVDYTGQPADYTALRSIADEHGLSIIADACHAIGGSFDGRPVGTLADLNTFSLHPVKHITTGEGGVITTDSAELAQRMRVFRNHGITTDHRQRSLTGGFFYEMVDLGYNYRITDIQCALGISQLKKLPGSVAKRRQIASWYDAAFADIPYVKPLAVRSNAVHAYHLYVVLFDLGQLNCTRADLYAALRAENIGVNVHYIPVHLHPYYRERFGTDRGLCPVAEDAYDRLVTLPIFPEMTEADADDVISAVRKLTGLA
- a CDS encoding GNAT family N-acetyltransferase, which produces MNDNLQFRLATPEDDARVLALFRESFQRDIPLYYWKWFSYDCPTGINRTTVIEDLEKKRFAGSYSLLPIRLSLNGFEVKASLCTNVNTHPDYRGQNLFTRIGSYALEHERDFDTPISLGMPNKNAYPGHMKVGWDVMCDLQFLVKSDNQEKHHDCVTIDRFDSGFDTFFNRIAQNYQFIVLRDHRFINWRIADRPDRVYTSYGFFQTGVLQGYVILKKFDDMGYKKAHILDFQAVTDTAFHHLVAAAECYAKDCDELNLWTNLYNPYASRFAAYGFVTKSNSDVLIVHANYGEKKAAAPGAWWFCLADNDVY
- a CDS encoding glycosyltransferase family protein — translated: MSRDSILCIIQARMGSTRLPGKIALPLLNKPMLWWDVQRVRKSRMIDEVVIATTSDVRDDRTAALCAEHGWLCYRGSEDDVLDRYYQAARQFDAAHIVRITSDCPLIDAAIVDYVIAAYFSAAPAADYASNVQQRSFPRGLDIEVFSFSALETAWRDDHSAWREHVTPYIYNTPAKFRLLNVTNPVDYSHHRWTVDTPEDFELVRRVYEHYGHGDFGWRDVLALLDGHPEWVALNQHIEQKKL
- a CDS encoding PIG-L family deacetylase, with the translated sequence MIRKTSRRDPVLVVAAHPDDEVLGCGGTIARLAQEDFEVYIAILGEGITSRFVSSEQADPSLVAKLHSNSHEAAKIVGAKDLFMFSLPDNRFDTVAILDVVKIIESLIDQLQPRAIYTQHGGDLNIDHYVTYRATMTAARPLPGSPVKSVYAYEVASSTEWAFQKFSPPFCPNVFVDIGATLDIKLRAMQSYESESRTFPHPRSPQALTAIAQRWGSVVGLPAAEAFEVVYDVR
- the pseB gene encoding UDP-N-acetylglucosamine 4,6-dehydratase (inverting), with the protein product MTINWKDQNILITGGTGSFGRKFVEIMLKEYHPKRLVILSRDELKQHEMRVDGFNDPNLRYFIGDVRDLRRLDRAFKGIDIIVHAAALKQVPACEYNPIEAVATNIDGARNIVDAAIDNGVKRVLAMSTDKATAPVNLYGATKLVAEKLFVQGNAYSGGQGTRFSCVRYGNVVGSRGSVIPFFREQMKAGRLPITDPRMTRFWITLDQGARFVISCIERMFGGEIFVPKLPSMNIMDLAKEMAPDCAVDIVGIRPGEKLHESMISADEARQAVDLGDRYAILPAHPWWHEEHWTEGTSLADGFSYSSDTNDHWLKNDELREMIDNA
- the pseG gene encoding UDP-2,4-diacetamido-2,4,6-trideoxy-beta-L-altropyranose hydrolase — its product is MTVQRLLIRADASAEIGTGHVMRCLALAQAWQDRGGAVTFCCASLPPALASRLASENIIVCMLDVAAASMADADAVIRLAGEIGASAVVVDGYVFGAAYQRRLKDAGLRLLFIDDNVHAEQYYADFVLNQNIHADAEMYMHCEPYTRLLLGTSYALLRREFRYWCGWRRPTINSVEKLLLTLGGSDPNNLTEQILTLLEDHYQTLSIRVITGSGNLHYGSLKQRAQQSSHRVTVHQNVSDMPEQMAWADIAISASGTTVWELIFMGLPTVLVIAADNQREIAERLSTMNVARLATLSDLVAVLGEFLESPPTIDRTLVDGYGVDRIVAHLRNDRIWLRRALYSDAQMLWNWVNDPHVRQMSFESNPISWETHLAWLNSSLEQSNRAVLIGYTMNNEPIGQIRLDKRDRLRRD
- a CDS encoding ABC transporter permease → MTVQRAPRPGPGFSWGRFLRSFGTLIGFLIIVAFFWSQRPATFMSIRNLLNITQQVSILGIVAFTMTIVMVVGDFDLSVGTMASLSGIVVGTLLQMDQPLVVALLVALGVGMAGGILNGILIAYVGILPFVATLATLTVFGGFAFSISGGKTIFGQVFPDHLVDFANGGLQMFIVNEQPVRLPHLTIIALIVLAAVWFVLEQTVFGRRLYSIGGNMEASRLAGVRVRLLRMLAFVITGAGAALAGVMLTGQLATANPTLGDGLMLNAIAAVFLGMTMSQEGEPHVLGTLVGVLLIGVLANGFTQIGVDTYIQRILTGVIILASVTLSSISRRGR
- a CDS encoding sugar ABC transporter ATP-binding protein, with amino-acid sequence MPQPSLLFIHQASKSYSGIPALIDASLELRAGEVHALMGENGAGKSTLIRILAGVITPDKAAIRINGQPVHIRSPHDAFGYGLRFIHQELHAVPQLSVAENILLGQPYPTLLGFKVRWKQLNSLAQSTLDQLGLSHIDPRRTMAHLSPGDQMLVNIARAFVGDDIGSAGTVARVYVMDEPTAALTGTEIEQLFRVIGRLRDRGSAILYVSHRMDEIFQIADRVTVMRDGRIIGTQDKSAVTPSDLILMMTERELDHVFPARTDPVSPDVLLDVRGLTTRFIHNISFALHRGEILGVAGLIGAGRSELLGGLIGADRHLAGEIHLDGRRLRRMSPARTWKNQIAFVPEERRSQGLVLSRSIGNNITLPQLGHFSRAGAFLDHRRERSTSRTLGESVRLRSHGPSQSVRELSGGNQQKVVFARALARPPRVLLLDEPTRGVDIGAKVDIYHLIREISARGTGIILVSSDLPELLGMTDRILILRDGRLAAIVPAKDQTQNSLLARCYGDN
- a CDS encoding substrate-binding domain-containing protein, which translates into the protein MFRRVALILVLAVLPILFSAVVAQDAPTIAVLTPYLAQPGTQFMVEGFQAATEAKGWTVNVIDTAGDVAALNSRVQDVVTQAVDAIVINVDPSQIPALAEAVAAGIPVFGMDAGSTPEVLVNVTSNGYEMASVTATYVVDRLNGVGRIVMFGFNPYPPVQKRGVVAQAIFGNTPDIEIVEFIEPDVTDGGIADSRARMEAILAANPEPGSISAVWAAWDQPALGALQAIEAAGREGEGIVITGIDANPQALEAIAQAGNFEASIAQDFSGIGSLVADQIERYLAGETLTQRVVYAPTKLITAANVADMLP